Proteins encoded in a region of the Diadema setosum chromosome 7, eeDiaSeto1, whole genome shotgun sequence genome:
- the LOC140230523 gene encoding uncharacterized protein, with protein MSGLVTVRWLQPPRLHGEVESVARDRIRHHGELAAGAEVRVWNRRSYYRAEIIDERIPNTPLTVAASSPPSYVRTSTPAQADHQLLLPTVSPVLHSSFQPSPIGVPASSTSDDTTDSALVPDSPDARSQSYSTDTPPSFVELYHPRDPSHADRLQQPSSGYDSDSDSGESDGDVETYLPATSVLNTPGNAQQQTGTHDTSFLHLPPLSPPVIPRSTDETHECVDEELLDDIVLSAEESRPGLEDPRLNPMQRFRLFLLVNMNRVGLELMPRLKSVVADLREEDQPCPRCIYNVEHAMERLEFIVANLEGFFRVANRMLVLATEE; from the exons ATGTCCGGTCTGGTCACCGTCCGATGGCTTCAGCCGCCGAGGCTCCACGGGGAAGTGGAGTCGGTAGCTCGTGATCGAATCCGTCATCATGGCGAGCTCGCTGCCGGCGCCGAGGTGCGAGTTTGGAATAGGCGAAGCTATTACCGTGCGGAGATCATCGATG AGAGGATACCGAACACGCCCTTGACTGTAGCAGCGTCCAGCCCACCTTCATACGTCAGGACATCTACGCCGGCCCAGGCAGATCATCAGCTGCTCCTCCCCACGGTCTCTCCTGTTCTGCACTCGTCCTTCCAGCCTTCGCCTATTGGAGTTCCCGCTTCCAGCACCAGTGATGACACCACTGACTCAGCTCTGGTACCGGACTCACCCGATGCTCGCAGCCAGTCCTACTCTACCGACACCCCACCGTCCTTCGTCGAGCTGTATCATCCTCGTGACCCCAGCCATGCCGACAGATTGCAGCAGCCATCTTCAGGGTACGACAGTGACTCAGACTCTGGAGAGAGCGATGGGGACGTTGAGACCTACCTCCCTGCGACATCTGTACTCAACACACCAGGCAACGCCCAGCAGCAGACCGGTACCCACGACACCAGCTTCCTCCATCTTCCGCCCCTGTCTCCGCCAGTGATACCGAGGTCGACGGATGAGACTCACGAGTGTGTCGACGAGGAGCTGCTAGACGACATCGTCCTGTCGGCCGAAGAGTCGCGACCGGGATTGGAGGATCCAAGGCTGAACCCGATGCAGCGCTTTCGTCTCTTCCTGCTCGTCAACATGAACCGCGTCGGGTTGGAGCTGATGCCGAGACTCAAGAGCGTCGTGGCTGACCTGCGTGAAGAGGACCAGCCTTGTCCTAGGTGCATCTACAACGTGGAGCACGCCATGGAGAGACTCGAGTTCATCGTGGCCAACCTGGAGGGCTTCTTCAGGGTCGCCAACAGGATGCTTGTCTTGGCCACTGAGGAATGA